From Geomonas agri, one genomic window encodes:
- a CDS encoding PilZ domain-containing protein, with translation MEKRISARLTFRAKAYIHWNNHDIEGQVENVSVDGAFVTAASKVQINDVVSLTINDTPTVGINAKVVRLTNTGMGLRFEKALHF, from the coding sequence ATGGAGAAACGAATTTCAGCCAGACTTACCTTTCGTGCGAAGGCATACATCCATTGGAATAATCACGACATTGAGGGGCAAGTGGAGAATGTCAGCGTTGATGGTGCCTTTGTGACGGCGGCTTCCAAGGTGCAAATAAACGACGTGGTCTCACTCACCATCAATGACACTCCCACCGTCGGCATAAATGCGAAGGTGGTTAGGTTGACGAACACGGGGATGGGATTGAGGTTTGAAAAGGCGCTGCATTTTTAA
- a CDS encoding sigma 54-interacting transcriptional regulator: MGGTGSCASELRELFPQTGEDIIGGNSGVRNVMKMVWPLTKLSNTVLPLEKTGTGKELIANAINFGSPRKNGPYIKVTYGAILQPLIDSELFAHEVRSTHNRPKSTRTASGKAAGHPIS, encoded by the coding sequence CTGGGGGGCACAGGTTCCTGCGCTAGCGAACTAAGGGAGCTCTTTCCCCAGACGGGAGAGGACATTATCGGCGGGAATTCCGGGGTCAGAAACGTCATGAAGATGGTATGGCCGCTTACTAAGCTTTCTAACACGGTGCTACCTTTGGAAAAAACTGGTACGGGAAAGGAGCTAATCGCCAACGCGATCAATTTCGGCTCCCCGCGCAAGAATGGCCCTTACATCAAGGTCACCTACGGTGCCATCCTTCAACCGCTGATCGACAGTGAACTGTTTGCCCATGAAGTTCGATCCACACACAACCGCCCCAAATCGACTCGTACAGCCTCAGGAAAGGCTGCCGGGCATCCTATCTCCTGA